A part of Flavobacteriales bacterium genomic DNA contains:
- a CDS encoding 3-phosphoshikimate 1-carboxyvinyltransferase yields the protein MDYRISHASKKIDAEINLPFSKSISNRALIIKALCHSSFEINQLSKSSDTLSLQNALQNTSGTIDIGDAGTSMRFLTAYAATKKGTTILTGSDRIQLRPIKELVSALQTLGAEIEYLGNEGYPPLKIKGNKLIGGEVSLSANISSQYISALLLIAPTLEKGLIITIENEILSRPYIQMTLDMMKYFGVHSSWKNGKIIIKPQHYTPKNLTVEADWSALAFILEVIALSDSAKVIVNGLSKDSWQGDIYVLELFKKLGLSFEFKQKKLHIVKEETITENNFDTNLLDTPDLAQAYCCTLSGLSKSAEITGLNNLKLKESHRLKALQSELKKIGQRSEYNENSIKLYASELHPPTSIFESHKDHRMAMCLAPLAMLFDITIKDIEVVNKSYPQFWEDMQSLGFIISPLAHSNN from the coding sequence ATGGACTATCGCATTTCTCATGCAAGTAAAAAAATAGATGCTGAAATTAACCTTCCATTCTCTAAAAGCATAAGCAACAGAGCGTTAATCATAAAAGCCTTATGCCATAGTAGTTTTGAAATAAATCAACTTTCAAAGTCTAGCGATACTCTTTCTTTACAAAATGCCTTGCAGAATACATCAGGCACAATAGATATTGGCGATGCCGGTACAAGTATGCGTTTTTTAACGGCCTATGCAGCGACAAAAAAAGGCACGACTATTTTGACAGGTAGTGATAGAATACAATTAAGACCAATAAAAGAATTAGTGAGCGCTCTACAAACCTTAGGGGCAGAAATTGAATATCTAGGAAATGAAGGCTATCCTCCACTAAAAATTAAAGGAAATAAACTAATTGGAGGTGAAGTAAGTCTATCTGCAAACATAAGTAGTCAATATATTTCGGCCCTGTTATTGATTGCTCCCACACTAGAGAAAGGACTAATCATTACTATTGAAAATGAAATACTATCTAGACCATATATCCAAATGACTCTAGATATGATGAAATATTTTGGGGTACACTCGAGCTGGAAAAACGGTAAAATAATAATAAAACCACAACACTATACTCCAAAGAATTTGACAGTTGAAGCTGACTGGAGTGCTTTAGCTTTCATATTAGAGGTTATTGCATTATCGGATAGTGCTAAAGTTATTGTTAACGGTCTTTCAAAAGATAGTTGGCAAGGCGACATCTATGTACTTGAACTGTTTAAAAAACTTGGGCTAAGTTTTGAATTTAAACAGAAAAAACTACATATCGTCAAAGAAGAAACCATAACAGAAAATAATTTTGACACAAACCTATTAGATACACCAGACCTAGCTCAGGCTTATTGCTGTACACTCTCAGGACTATCAAAATCAGCAGAAATAACAGGCTTAAACAATTTAAAACTCAAAGAAAGTCATCGATTAAAAGCCTTGCAGTCAGAGCTTAAAAAGATAGGACAACGCTCCGAATACAATGAAAATAGCATAAAGCTCTATGCTTCAGAGCTACATCCTCCTACTTCCATTTTTGAAAGTCATAAGGACCATAGAATGGCCATGTGTCTTGCTCCTCTTGCTATGCTTTTCGACATAACAATTAAAGATATAGAAGTAGTGAATAAATCTTACCCACAATTTTGGGAAGATATGCAAAGCTTAGGATTTATAATATCACCTCTAGCTCACTCAAACAATTGA
- a CDS encoding YjjG family noncanonical pyrimidine nucleotidase, producing MYTHIFFDLDRTLWDFERNSHEVLTELYQNYDLITKGITDSNHFIERYKFHNEKLWDLYRENKIEKDKLRDERFRITLAEFGLNDKKLAADLGHDYVEYCPKKTNLFPFVHSTLNYLKDRYYLHIITNGFEEVQYKKLENCNLIDYFEQIITSEQVGFKKPSTEIFKFSLLKAFAKPSDSLMIGDDLHADILGAKDIGMAQVYFNPFKEKHSSSGITHEINCLSELEVIL from the coding sequence ATGTATACTCATATTTTCTTTGACCTTGATAGAACGCTTTGGGATTTTGAAAGAAACTCTCATGAAGTATTGACCGAATTGTACCAGAACTATGATTTAATTACTAAAGGAATTACAGATAGTAATCATTTTATTGAACGGTATAAGTTTCATAATGAAAAGCTTTGGGATTTGTATCGTGAAAATAAGATCGAAAAAGATAAACTTAGAGACGAACGCTTCAGAATTACATTAGCAGAATTTGGTTTAAATGATAAAAAGTTAGCCGCTGATCTAGGCCATGATTATGTAGAGTATTGTCCAAAGAAAACGAATCTATTTCCATTTGTTCATTCTACCTTAAATTATCTTAAAGACCGATATTATTTGCATATTATAACCAATGGTTTTGAGGAAGTGCAGTATAAAAAATTAGAGAATTGTAATCTCATAGATTATTTCGAGCAGATTATTACTTCTGAACAAGTCGGTTTTAAAAAGCCTAGTACTGAGATCTTCAAATTTTCTCTTTTAAAAGCATTTGCTAAGCCATCAGACAGTTTAATGATTGGTGATGATTTACATGCTGATATTCTTGGAGCTAAAGATATTGGAATGGCACAAGTGTATTTCAATCCATTCAAAGAAAAGCACTCCAGTTCAGGTATTACTCACGAAATCAATTGTTTGAGTGAGCTAGAGGTGATATTATAA
- a CDS encoding small multi-drug export protein, producing the protein MQIIQAVSVLLLGCVKFFLAIPLAAQYDFTFWETFLLSCLGGIVGIIVFAKFRKAVLKLYYRIYPFNYNVKNKGLRRTIALKTARKYGLFGIAFLTPVFLSIPIGTFIALHFFPNKKKTLPILFASVLGWSFLLTLIWI; encoded by the coding sequence ATGCAAATTATTCAAGCTGTTTCTGTCTTATTACTTGGTTGTGTCAAGTTTTTTCTTGCTATTCCTTTAGCTGCTCAATACGACTTTACTTTTTGGGAGACATTTCTATTAAGTTGCTTAGGTGGTATTGTTGGTATTATTGTCTTTGCAAAGTTTAGAAAAGCAGTTTTGAAATTATATTACAGAATTTACCCATTTAATTATAACGTAAAAAATAAAGGTTTAAGGAGAACCATTGCTCTTAAAACGGCTCGAAAATATGGGCTTTTTGGCATTGCATTCTTAACGCCTGTATTTTTATCTATTCCTATTGGCACTTTTATTGCCCTTCACTTTTTTCCTAATAAGAAAAAAACATTACCAATATTATTCGCCTCTGTATTGGGATGGTCTTTTTTATTGACACTCATTTGGATTTAA
- a CDS encoding YHS domain-containing (seleno)protein: MKKLIISSLLIISAITTNGQANNEHLNLNKKQIAVDGYDLVSYFLNNDTETGKKEFKYTYKEANYYFSSENHLKIFKISPTKYLPKFGGWCAYTMAKSGEKERVDPKSFLIIDDRLYLFYEYFFNDKKEKWLESEKDLRQQAEQNWRKINQ, encoded by the coding sequence ATGAAAAAACTCATAATTTCATCACTCTTAATAATCTCTGCAATAACGACAAATGGACAGGCCAACAATGAGCATTTGAATCTTAATAAAAAGCAAATTGCCGTAGATGGATACGATTTGGTTTCTTATTTTCTAAATAATGATACCGAGACAGGCAAAAAAGAATTTAAATACACTTACAAAGAAGCTAATTATTATTTCTCCTCTGAAAATCATTTAAAAATTTTTAAAATAAGCCCTACAAAGTATCTTCCTAAATTCGGAGGTTGGTGCGCTTACACCATGGCGAAAAGTGGCGAAAAAGAACGAGTAGATCCAAAAAGCTTTTTAATAATTGATGATAGGCTATATTTATTTTACGAATATTTCTTCAATGACAAGAAAGAGAAATGGCTTGAGAGCGAAAAGGATTTAAGGCAACAGGCCGAACAGAATTGGAGAAAAATAAATCAGTGA